In Chitinophaga nivalis, a single genomic region encodes these proteins:
- a CDS encoding fasciclin domain-containing protein, translated as MKKKIQSFINVKVICGALIGICLFNTACKKKEFMPEPEGQQVPYVDSVQTSMQALLKTSPYKLFYAAWQRSHMEQFIIEKGEKRLMTLFVPDDAAMRAAGLDEAGINARTPEQLDSLVMYHLLRDKMEVLGLQSQLISVSHTTFLVHPQLKQYLILPGNAGGNIVAYEYRHYTMVGKDGGLVINGNPCGNYKPTVVLNGILWPVNRVLLPPTKHIIDYINEDPRFSYLKEINEINKVIWDGIVFGSFPRLADLDLGPAGDVVTFNAFLAPTNEAFHKAGFKDLADLEAVSNRFTPEPDWDNYKIDALIPTDSILAYHNWGRMYAQYGNYGRGPAKPSVFFTADMRNEAIGNYQLHTSGWKIDEYLMPLYFINEGNTVSIQVKGSKAPPVKIIEANINTFEGPLHIVDGLLIPDGFKVHY; from the coding sequence ATGAAAAAGAAAATACAAAGTTTTATAAATGTGAAGGTGATTTGTGGGGCGCTGATTGGTATTTGTTTATTCAATACCGCCTGCAAAAAAAAGGAGTTCATGCCGGAGCCGGAAGGACAGCAGGTTCCTTATGTGGACAGTGTGCAAACCAGCATGCAGGCGCTGTTAAAGACGTCTCCCTACAAATTGTTCTATGCAGCCTGGCAACGCAGTCACATGGAGCAGTTTATCATCGAAAAAGGTGAAAAACGCCTCATGACCCTGTTCGTACCGGATGATGCGGCTATGCGGGCAGCCGGACTGGATGAGGCGGGGATCAATGCCCGTACACCGGAACAACTGGACTCTCTCGTGATGTACCATTTGCTGCGGGATAAAATGGAGGTACTGGGGTTGCAATCACAATTAATAAGCGTATCACATACGACCTTTTTAGTGCACCCTCAGCTGAAACAGTATTTAATATTGCCAGGAAATGCTGGCGGAAATATAGTGGCCTATGAATACCGGCATTATACCATGGTTGGTAAAGATGGTGGTTTGGTGATCAATGGTAACCCCTGTGGCAACTATAAACCTACTGTAGTGCTGAATGGAATACTGTGGCCGGTGAATCGGGTATTACTACCCCCAACAAAGCATATCATAGATTACATCAATGAGGACCCACGGTTTTCTTATCTGAAAGAGATAAATGAAATCAATAAAGTCATCTGGGACGGAATCGTATTTGGAAGTTTTCCACGTCTTGCAGATCTCGACCTGGGGCCTGCAGGGGATGTGGTAACATTCAACGCCTTCCTGGCGCCTACAAATGAGGCCTTTCATAAGGCAGGTTTTAAGGACCTGGCAGACCTGGAAGCTGTTAGCAACCGCTTTACGCCTGAACCGGACTGGGATAATTACAAGATAGATGCCCTTATCCCAACAGATAGCATCCTGGCTTATCATAACTGGGGGCGCATGTATGCACAATACGGTAACTATGGCAGAGGGCCAGCTAAGCCATCTGTGTTTTTTACCGCTGATATGCGGAATGAGGCGATTGGCAACTATCAGTTGCATACGTCCGGATGGAAGATAGATGAATACCTGATGCCACTGTATTTCATTAATGAAGGAAATACGGTCAGCATTCAGGTGAAAGGATCCAAA
- a CDS encoding fasciclin domain-containing protein has translation MKYIIPLITAIILTFSSCKHDDLELYQENKNYRAAADFIRNNYDLTLFYAALERAGMMAELSGSGPFTILAPSNQAFNDLGFLKAEDFQKVSPETLKLMLGIHIIPRKVSSAEVQDNSIDVRFTALSGVRLYVTLAGNVGKENHLYFNGSEAIEKDVVLSNGVLHVLDKVIKYTPGTVQDILNQHPEYSTFVSVLKRYGLWEQLASEGPWTVFAVPNKVFEENGLDEAGLARIKPDQYIIPRLFGIYLMAKQHYFLSDIASFKYLTGESGVSAPIPDDFYLMSILWESMWVGDKLVSVFKIGSRESRIHYPKHEVISARKALQDFKADNGIVHDLQGMIVTPEEAKK, from the coding sequence ATGAAGTATATTATTCCATTAATAACGGCCATCATACTCACTTTCAGTTCATGTAAACACGATGACCTGGAATTATATCAGGAAAACAAAAACTACCGTGCTGCGGCAGATTTTATCCGGAATAACTACGATCTCACGCTTTTTTATGCGGCGTTGGAGAGAGCAGGTATGATGGCGGAATTGAGTGGTTCGGGACCTTTCACCATACTGGCGCCCAGCAATCAGGCGTTTAATGACCTGGGTTTTCTGAAAGCGGAAGATTTTCAAAAAGTATCGCCGGAAACCCTGAAGCTGATGCTTGGTATACATATCATCCCCCGGAAAGTGTCATCAGCAGAAGTGCAGGATAACTCGATCGATGTACGTTTCACGGCGCTCAGCGGAGTAAGACTGTATGTTACACTGGCAGGTAATGTGGGCAAGGAAAATCACCTTTATTTCAATGGTAGCGAGGCGATAGAGAAAGATGTGGTACTGTCCAATGGCGTGTTGCATGTGTTGGATAAAGTGATTAAATATACACCAGGTACAGTACAGGATATCCTGAACCAGCATCCGGAGTACAGCACTTTTGTAAGTGTACTGAAACGGTATGGCTTATGGGAACAGCTGGCCAGCGAAGGGCCATGGACCGTCTTTGCAGTCCCTAACAAGGTATTTGAAGAGAATGGTCTGGATGAAGCCGGCCTGGCCCGGATTAAACCTGATCAATACATTATCCCCCGGTTATTCGGGATTTACCTGATGGCTAAGCAACACTATTTCCTTTCTGATATTGCTTCATTTAAATATCTCACCGGGGAATCCGGTGTATCGGCACCTATTCCCGATGATTTCTATCTGATGTCTATCCTGTGGGAATCGATGTGGGTAGGTGACAAATTGGTATCAGTATTTAAAATAGGGTCAAGAGAGAGCCGGATTCACTATCCCAAACATGAGGTGATCTCCGCACGGAAGGCTTTACAGGACTTTAAAGCTGATAATGGTATTGTACATGACCTGCAAGGCATGATAGTAACCCCGGAGGAAGCAAAGAAATAA
- a CDS encoding DUF4397 domain-containing protein translates to MKRISIMAGMLLAFGSIITSCKKDKTDHQYDNRIIQDTRSNSGIRIVNMANHNQVIVNGDTLTNYQVFGPTDPNWKLYGTKYFPEKGQLSTTWYVPKHFLNAAGKATLKTEARSYQSIPDPAVFEVAENYSQPADYYIVRSSIYTTGEIPQVNRIPRSVEAPAKADHFKIRIVNLSAGIKSPDATQEKIDGPMSLAWADGTPVNTATSNVPAGKYSDYIELPYGTYQFKVMSKAGTQVSAFGGNNEENTKVIDPATSTMTKGAIGIPHTVSVGITYAPIRTYQPGGIYTIVIAPFIFTVPYYLGGSGEETTISQNGFQVVTDISEPMNITYARIHGVNALPGSNAIRLKVNGRQAGNDINYATAGEYITTVTGMTTIEATDAAGKVLAARQQFLTAGQNYSSWVYADANGAAQIAVAANNLSGNLFNPGEDGQDGTYQRRQYKLPFQYRFLNFCPDFANVNFTGDNGQSIGGSGTKNLQPGVIPQETSNAIKGATIMNFKMMAFQSPANVFPGTWLTQIPLLKSSDFIARKELYTRAPMPETEPGFFTVALIGRNGPNVPAAAKARMIIVKHNR, encoded by the coding sequence ATGAAACGCATTTCCATAATGGCAGGTATGTTACTCGCTTTTGGCAGTATCATTACATCCTGTAAGAAAGATAAAACAGACCATCAGTACGATAACAGGATTATCCAGGATACCCGCAGTAATTCGGGTATCCGGATAGTGAACATGGCTAATCATAATCAGGTGATCGTTAATGGTGACACCCTCACCAACTATCAGGTATTCGGACCAACGGACCCCAACTGGAAACTGTATGGTACCAAATATTTCCCGGAAAAAGGACAGCTGAGTACTACCTGGTATGTACCGAAACACTTCCTGAATGCAGCCGGTAAAGCGACTTTGAAAACAGAAGCAAGAAGCTATCAGTCAATTCCCGATCCTGCTGTATTTGAAGTAGCCGAAAACTACAGTCAGCCTGCCGATTATTACATTGTACGCAGTAGCATCTATACAACCGGAGAAATTCCACAGGTAAACAGGATTCCCCGTTCTGTAGAAGCACCGGCTAAAGCAGATCATTTTAAGATTCGCATTGTGAACCTGAGTGCAGGCATTAAATCACCAGATGCGACACAGGAAAAAATTGACGGGCCAATGAGTCTGGCATGGGCAGATGGTACGCCGGTAAACACTGCTACCTCTAACGTTCCTGCGGGTAAGTATTCTGACTATATTGAATTACCCTATGGTACCTACCAGTTTAAAGTCATGTCAAAAGCAGGTACACAGGTAAGTGCCTTCGGAGGTAACAACGAAGAAAATACCAAAGTAATAGATCCGGCCACGTCTACCATGACGAAAGGAGCCATCGGTATTCCTCATACCGTTAGCGTAGGTATTACGTATGCGCCTATACGTACCTATCAGCCGGGAGGAATTTATACGATCGTTATCGCGCCGTTTATATTTACAGTACCCTACTATCTGGGTGGATCCGGAGAGGAAACGACGATCAGCCAAAATGGTTTCCAGGTGGTGACAGACATTTCTGAGCCGATGAATATTACCTATGCCCGTATACATGGTGTGAATGCACTGCCGGGAAGCAATGCTATCCGGTTAAAAGTAAATGGCCGGCAAGCAGGTAATGACATTAACTATGCTACTGCAGGGGAATACATTACTACCGTAACTGGTATGACAACGATAGAAGCAACAGATGCTGCGGGTAAAGTACTGGCGGCACGGCAACAGTTCCTGACAGCAGGCCAGAATTATAGTTCCTGGGTATATGCAGACGCAAATGGTGCTGCACAGATAGCGGTTGCTGCCAATAACCTCAGCGGCAACCTGTTTAACCCAGGTGAAGACGGACAGGATGGTACATACCAGCGCCGTCAGTATAAACTGCCGTTTCAATATCGTTTCCTCAACTTCTGTCCCGATTTCGCCAATGTCAACTTTACCGGTGATAACGGCCAGTCAATAGGCGGTTCAGGTACCAAAAACCTGCAACCAGGAGTGATCCCACAGGAAACATCGAATGCCATAAAGGGAGCGACAATCATGAACTTTAAAATGATGGCTTTCCAGTCTCCTGCGAATGTCTTCCCCGGCACCTGGTTGACACAGATACCACTATTGAAGTCTTCGGACTTTATCGCACGTAAAGAACTCTATACACGTGCTCCCATGCCGGAGACCGAACCCGGTTTCTTTACGGTGGCCCTCATCGGCAGAAATGGACCTAACGTGCCCGCTGCTGCAAAGGCAAGGATGATTATTGTAAAACATAACCGGTAG
- a CDS encoding TonB-dependent receptor: protein MRCSFILLVLQLTCAGLLFAAHVNSQDLTRKINLRLDKVALKAALLTIEKQSEVKFLLPDELLAKTNKQVTLNNPDIRIQDALYSMLEHTGLEYKLVDGYVVIAQQPVPVKINGKVIDGKTKDPIPGVSVRVKGTASGASTDANGIFNVTVPQSGGVLVVGYIGYETKEVRVNAASGTIIVALTVSSKQLSEVTVNARRKLNTEIAVLQDRKNAAIVQDAISAAQIERTGSITTTQALQKVSGVTITDDKFVAIRGLGDRSVIGQLNGVRLASSDPDRSSIPLDLVPASLLDNITIFKTVTPDKPADAAAGIVELKTKSVPDSAIFNIIAQTGFNTNVGINGNVNSFYNSELGFFGTKVNNKNLSGEFLDLSKQYPGGLSQIQKMIANSNNSPAMQQEAARINNLMHSFDPVMTTKYRKAPLNQLFSATYGNSFKIFRKHTLGVIAGANYYSRTTDIYGGDLTQYSIYQGVITGNKDVYSPRNIPNYITPNNLFMGKYQSYKENTGTQTLNYGALGGLTYKFNPRHEISMQYLGSWGSEAQAINMYGQYQYTGLPGDVASTIYSLKQTYRTLHTYNLQGEHKFLKGEYSPRLSYNIATSSSSQNDPDYRFITLTDYTPRGGAWYLRPVVTSQNPSSGYVYTDHLYALNSGYVNGYGTYGIIQAEPNGRRWRNLTETNYNYKADVAIPFPLFGKKQEFKTGVNYLNRDRKFRENMFFLPGSNFSKNGAVPLYDAEGNLDRLVSPEMIGIKMPTGSTGEGAGPIGGFLYNSQKSPNNYTGFFETNAFYGMLDLRLPGNLRLTGGVRVEKTNIQSAVDTSDVYLDPSLTAKDSDGKTVPVALINPNTAYKTGYKPYYSVNMTYIYKENMNFRVGYNTTLARPELREITNVFEFDAFQMGLVVGNPNLINQHTENLDFRWEWFPNRGEVISVSLFGKRIQNQLVKVFSLKTDGLAAKYPEYPTIQFQNDPNVGNVWGVELEVVKDLGLLYDPFKNFFIGSNLLLAQSNIKKTAERFAANKSLDRHTPENSPLFEQAPYSVNAWLNYNNKKTGTDLTATFNMVGERLVQINLTGEPDLYTRPVPVLDFVFSQRLSKRLLFKGYAKNILNPAIETVYANPGTGGLWYGNKYTNRSYKRGSEIMLGFTYNLF, encoded by the coding sequence ATGAGATGTTCATTTATTCTGCTGGTATTGCAGCTCACTTGCGCGGGCCTGCTCTTTGCAGCACACGTAAATAGCCAGGATCTGACCCGCAAAATAAACCTGCGACTGGACAAAGTTGCGCTGAAAGCAGCTTTATTGACCATTGAAAAGCAAAGCGAAGTTAAATTTCTGTTACCAGATGAATTGCTGGCTAAAACCAACAAACAGGTAACCCTCAACAACCCGGATATCCGTATTCAGGATGCTTTATACAGCATGCTGGAACACACCGGGCTGGAGTATAAGCTGGTAGACGGTTATGTAGTCATTGCACAACAACCGGTACCCGTAAAAATCAATGGTAAAGTTATTGACGGCAAAACCAAAGACCCGATTCCAGGTGTATCTGTACGGGTGAAAGGTACTGCCAGTGGTGCTTCTACAGATGCAAACGGTATCTTCAACGTAACCGTTCCGCAAAGTGGTGGCGTACTCGTAGTAGGTTACATCGGTTATGAAACAAAAGAAGTGAGGGTAAACGCTGCCAGTGGTACTATCATTGTAGCATTAACGGTTTCCAGTAAACAACTGAGCGAAGTAACCGTAAACGCACGCCGTAAACTGAATACGGAAATTGCGGTACTGCAGGATCGTAAAAATGCGGCCATTGTACAGGATGCGATTTCTGCTGCACAGATCGAACGTACCGGTAGTATCACCACCACCCAGGCGTTACAGAAAGTATCCGGTGTAACTATCACCGATGATAAATTTGTAGCGATCCGTGGTTTGGGTGATCGTAGTGTAATCGGACAGCTGAATGGTGTACGTCTCGCTTCATCTGATCCCGACAGAAGTTCCATTCCTTTGGATCTGGTGCCTGCGTCCCTCCTGGATAACATCACCATCTTCAAAACCGTTACGCCCGATAAACCGGCAGATGCTGCCGCAGGTATCGTGGAGCTGAAAACGAAATCCGTTCCGGACAGTGCGATCTTCAACATCATTGCACAAACCGGTTTTAATACAAACGTTGGTATCAATGGTAATGTGAACAGTTTCTATAACAGTGAACTGGGCTTCTTTGGTACCAAAGTAAACAACAAAAATCTTTCCGGCGAATTCCTGGACCTGTCCAAACAATATCCCGGTGGTTTATCCCAGATCCAGAAAATGATCGCCAACAGCAACAACAGCCCGGCGATGCAACAGGAAGCTGCCCGTATCAATAACCTGATGCACAGCTTCGATCCGGTGATGACGACTAAATATCGCAAAGCGCCGCTGAATCAGTTGTTCTCTGCTACCTATGGTAACAGTTTCAAAATATTCCGCAAACATACATTGGGTGTTATCGCAGGCGCCAACTACTATAGCCGTACTACGGATATCTATGGTGGCGACCTGACACAGTATAGCATCTACCAGGGTGTTATCACTGGTAACAAAGATGTGTACAGCCCAAGAAATATCCCTAACTATATTACCCCGAACAACCTGTTCATGGGTAAATACCAAAGCTATAAAGAGAATACCGGTACGCAGACGCTGAACTATGGTGCATTGGGAGGCTTAACCTACAAGTTCAATCCCCGCCATGAAATCAGCATGCAATACCTGGGTAGCTGGGGTAGTGAAGCGCAGGCAATCAATATGTATGGCCAGTACCAGTATACCGGTCTGCCAGGCGATGTAGCCAGCACGATTTATTCCCTGAAACAAACCTATCGTACCCTGCATACCTATAACCTGCAAGGGGAACATAAATTCCTGAAAGGAGAGTACAGCCCGCGGCTGAGTTACAACATCGCTACTTCCTCTTCTTCCCAGAATGATCCTGACTACCGTTTCATTACCCTCACGGATTATACACCCCGTGGTGGCGCATGGTATCTGAGACCAGTCGTTACTTCCCAGAATCCTTCTTCCGGATATGTTTATACAGATCACCTGTATGCACTGAACTCCGGTTATGTAAATGGATATGGTACCTATGGCATCATTCAGGCAGAACCCAACGGCCGCCGTTGGAGAAACCTGACGGAAACCAACTATAACTACAAGGCAGATGTAGCCATCCCATTCCCGTTATTCGGTAAGAAACAGGAATTTAAAACCGGGGTGAACTACCTGAACCGCGATCGTAAGTTCCGTGAGAATATGTTCTTCCTGCCAGGTTCCAACTTCTCAAAAAATGGCGCTGTGCCGTTGTATGATGCAGAAGGTAACCTCGACAGGCTGGTAAGCCCGGAAATGATTGGTATTAAAATGCCAACCGGTAGCACCGGCGAAGGCGCTGGTCCTATTGGCGGGTTCCTTTATAACAGCCAGAAATCACCGAACAACTATACCGGTTTCTTCGAAACCAACGCTTTCTATGGTATGCTGGACTTACGTTTACCTGGTAACCTCCGTTTAACGGGTGGGGTACGTGTGGAAAAAACCAATATCCAGTCAGCAGTAGATACTTCAGACGTATACCTGGATCCTTCCCTGACGGCAAAGGATAGCGATGGTAAAACCGTACCGGTAGCGCTGATCAATCCTAATACCGCTTACAAAACCGGTTACAAACCTTACTATTCTGTGAATATGACTTATATCTACAAGGAGAATATGAACTTCCGCGTAGGATATAATACAACACTGGCCAGACCTGAGCTGCGTGAGATTACCAACGTATTCGAATTTGATGCTTTCCAGATGGGTCTCGTAGTAGGTAATCCTAACCTGATTAACCAGCATACAGAGAACCTCGATTTCAGATGGGAATGGTTCCCTAACAGAGGAGAGGTAATTTCCGTTTCCCTGTTTGGTAAACGCATACAAAACCAGCTGGTAAAAGTATTCAGTCTGAAAACAGACGGACTGGCAGCAAAATATCCGGAGTATCCTACCATTCAGTTCCAGAACGATCCTAACGTAGGTAACGTATGGGGTGTGGAATTGGAAGTAGTGAAAGACCTGGGCCTCCTGTATGATCCGTTTAAAAACTTCTTTATCGGTAGCAACCTGTTACTGGCACAGAGTAACATCAAGAAAACAGCAGAAAGATTTGCAGCCAATAAATCACTGGATCGCCATACACCGGAAAACAGTCCGCTGTTTGAACAGGCGCCGTATTCTGTGAATGCCTGGCTGAACTATAACAACAAAAAAACAGGAACAGACCTGACGGCCACATTCAACATGGTAGGTGAACGCCTGGTACAAATTAACCTGACCGGTGAACCCGATCTGTATACCCGTCCTGTACCGGTATTGGATTTTGTATTCAGTCAGCGCCTTTCCAAACGTTTGTTGTTCAAAGGTTACGCGAAGAATATACTGAATCCTGCTATCGAAACAGTATATGCCAACCCGGGTACCGGTGGTCTTTGGTATGGTAACAAATATACTAACCGCAGCTACAAACGTGGCAGTGAAATCATGTTGGGCTTTACCTATAACCTGTTTTAA
- a CDS encoding FecR family protein — MANTITKALMNKYLDNTCTAAERQLVADFIQEPEGRLLLDEVLTERLPADMLLMEQIRVDEQQVMGWKSTLQQRMQGMVPEQEPAVIRPVKRFSFLRHAAVWAVLVSGLGTFGVYQYRKNNKATTTLVSLEKSNPRGQRAVITLADGSVIHLGADSKLEYPEHFNGNTREITLTGEAFFEISEDPAHPFIVHTGKVQTRVLGTSFKINAFNGTPLTIAVATGKVSVEHAGNDYKGSRPMAVLTPGQQVTWNPESRRSSIAQIPVEDIAGWKSARLTFNNNTLKEVAMELERWYNVSIEFKQSHTAQKRITVTLYANMPLEQTLRVLSAGSRFSYKMNDRQVIIH; from the coding sequence ATGGCAAACACGATCACGAAAGCATTAATGAATAAATACCTGGATAATACCTGTACCGCAGCAGAAAGGCAGCTGGTAGCAGATTTTATTCAGGAACCGGAAGGGCGGCTGCTATTGGATGAAGTGCTTACAGAAAGATTACCGGCGGATATGCTGTTGATGGAACAGATCAGAGTGGATGAACAACAGGTAATGGGCTGGAAATCCACCTTGCAGCAACGCATGCAGGGAATGGTACCGGAGCAGGAGCCAGCAGTCATCAGGCCGGTGAAACGATTCTCTTTTTTACGTCATGCTGCAGTGTGGGCGGTATTAGTATCGGGTTTGGGAACGTTTGGTGTATATCAGTACCGCAAGAACAACAAGGCCACCACTACCTTGGTGAGCCTGGAGAAAAGTAACCCCAGGGGGCAGCGTGCGGTGATTACTTTGGCAGATGGATCTGTTATTCACCTGGGTGCAGACAGTAAACTGGAATATCCGGAACACTTTAATGGAAATACCCGTGAAATAACATTAACCGGGGAAGCTTTTTTTGAAATCAGTGAAGATCCTGCACATCCGTTCATTGTGCATACAGGAAAGGTACAAACAAGGGTATTAGGTACCTCTTTTAAGATCAATGCTTTTAATGGTACGCCGCTCACCATTGCGGTAGCTACCGGAAAGGTAAGTGTAGAACACGCCGGCAATGATTATAAAGGAAGCAGACCAATGGCTGTACTCACGCCGGGGCAACAGGTTACCTGGAATCCGGAAAGCCGTCGTTCCTCTATTGCACAGATACCGGTGGAAGATATTGCGGGCTGGAAAAGCGCGCGGCTTACTTTCAACAACAATACGCTGAAAGAAGTAGCGATGGAACTGGAACGCTGGTATAATGTAAGTATCGAATTTAAACAATCACATACCGCGCAGAAGCGGATCACTGTTACACTGTATGCTAATATGCCTTTAGAGCAAACACTTCGTGTGTTAAGCGCCGGTAGCCGCTTTAGCTATAAAATGAACGACCGGCAGGTAATTATTCACTAA